Proteins co-encoded in one Plasmodium reichenowi strain SY57 chromosome 10, whole genome shotgun sequence genomic window:
- a CDS encoding 40S ribosomal protein S20e, putative — translation MSKLMKGAIDNEKYRLRRIRIALTSKNLRAIEKVCSDIMKGAKEKNLNVSGPVRLPVKTLRITTRKSPCGEGTNTWDRFELRIYKRLIDLYSQCEVVTQMTSINIDPVVEVEVIITDS, via the exons ATGAGTAAATTAATGAAAGGAGCTATTGATAACGAGAAGTATAGGCTTCGTCGTATTCGTATTGCTTTAACTTCCAAAAACTTAAGAGCCATAGAAAAag TATGCAGTGATATAATGAAAGGAGctaaagaaaaaaatttgaatGTATCAGGACCTGTAAGATTACCAGTAAAAACCTTAAGAATAACTACCAGAAAATCACCATGTGGAGAAGGTACAAATACATGGGATAGATTTGAattaagaatatataaaagacTTATTGATTTATATTCACAATGTGAAGTTGTTACTCAAATGACATCCATCAATATCGATCCAGTTGTCGAAGTAGAAGTTATTATAACTGATtcttaa
- a CDS encoding inner membrane complex protein 1c, putative — translation MADSIKSSNSFQKLDNIDAKETSTVDRKWVALTAYQPVDVVTKTVEVPIIKTVEKYVPKTIIQEKIIHVPKNVTHIVEKIVEVPEVKYIEKIVEVPHIHYKNKYVPKIEIVEKVVERQKIIEKWHDKIVEVPQIKEVVRFKQIEDSEEIIKYVPRNSKNIDWEDEYKKYTESKGLQRYSLDQNNIYQQANSFNQFNENAYNQNAFNRSYELLNKQSSVKSQNNASGENFSQMNFYNQYSGANFEQERSIQASNFEPSGSMQLKRLSSEEIKPAGCCSAACT, via the coding sequence ATGGCAGATTCAATCAAAAGTTCAAACAGTTTTCAAAAATTAGATAATATAGATGCAAAAGAAACTTCAACAGTAGATAGAAAATGGGTTGCCTTAACAGCTTACCAACCTGTTGATGTTGTAACAAAAACCGTTGAAGTTCCAATTATTAAGACGGTAGAGAAATATGTTCCAAAAACTATTATTCAAGAGAAAATTATTCATGTCCCCAAAAATGTTACACACATTGTTGAAAAAATTGTAGAAGTTCCTGAggtaaaatatatagaaaagaTCGTCGAAGTACCTCATATTCactataaaaataaatatgttcCAAAAATTGAAATTGTAGAAAAAGTTGTTGAACGCcaaaaaattattgaaAAATGGCATGATAAGATTGTTGAAGTACCTCAAATTAAAGAAGTTGTTAGATTCAAACAAATTGAAGATTCTGAGGAAATCATAAAGTATGTACCAAGAAATTCCAAAAACATTGATTGGGaagatgaatataaaaaatatactgAAAGCAAAGGATTACAAAGATATAGTTTAGAccaaaataatatataccaACAAGCAAACTCTTTCAACCaatttaatgaaaatgCTTATAATCAAAATGCATTCAACAGAAGCTATGAATTATTGAATAAACAGTCTAGTGTTAAATCACAAAATAATGCTAGTGGTGAAAATTTCTCTCAAATGAACTTTTACAATCAATACAGTGGAGCAAATTTTGAACAAGAAAGAAGTATTCAAGCATCCAATTTTGAACCAAGTGGAAGCATGCAATTAAAAAGATTATCATCTGAAGAAATTAAACCAGCTGGATGTTGCTCAGCTGCCTGCACCTAA
- a CDS encoding hypothetical protein (conserved Plasmodium protein, unknown function): MRVRRLQSYLTENNLLKKSSLENIKNLTLGIDALYFLRICSDLKDILSDVSGCISPCIFHMIDKQCEYFKKWDIKIIFIFDGITPKGHKLFSAHYHQYIDEGWLYYVNDEKKLSQKSFSEVNNICNSDISFLLFHYLKYKGYECIYAPYLAISQLAYFLEINLVDIVFGPPTLGLHNVTKIILNIVWKKNYFEWIDIIYLLKMWNINKEQFIDACLLAGTEYCLTFPYLNLSHFNNGYKQFNFGTSIEFIKQSPLICYLQHFPNEELRKSHMNAYCLCKSMLKYPLVFLCTGQVNCFFFHSNKDQKCLQKKCDASILNDYTGHNEDGDHVDNASIKKKKKINKKDIISTVHEQKNDGSDCSIYNKSNYDKNEEDKFFNNKYNSTITNNSTHDCIKLSKDSYLKGDKILDKKEEDTDTEQNYHNSKFSYDSYCEEDKKDNTMQHHELANEKCKYKNSKLIYEHNSDNCKERNDRNEDTVMDDSTKHIKDIYAKENYKENDIYKKKDHNNDKQNISKLVPKDYIKVVGAKFPTCVYYLMSIGLLSKKLLCVLAMGEWIDYSHPIIDSFEYRDTLIDLREYRCRILGLVSIKLNPFFYKRKVKFFDYGYYINNIMDKDNKATYLNIVFNDNFLWKINKDNVNEEMNRQNVKNVDLQFVLRWHLYSERKSISLVAKKCEGYDEDMKERKASNSEEKDIYELESSNDNNIGDNNNSDDNNRGDNNNNSDDNNRGDNNNNNSDDNNRGDNNNNSDDYNGSDSNNRVDDNHRGDDNHRGDDNNCGDDTNSSDKTNRSDDNNTEPSNNSHYSSNDVDNYEDDDYNNYSDYCKKSNERTKRKKKYMHYNKEMIYKYNSYYKNILRTNNQNFHSFLCLVYFMFLENLDIFTKNCGVTLFGLLLSEVKNKNIDSNILIIFELFKFGFLTTEALLPPDGKTYPENAYASIQNNNKLDDQDKKSVLLLSRIYSLYNSNIDRSRTYEGLIDFDLCAFFAVVKIIKKTLRQLLQACVTNVLLTNMELIHILPENLYNPFDIYMCGFFVTNHFMGVLIKYFLLFDFDDIKNEKATLKLTSDKNMESNKMNNDIETMNDHLLKDKLERQKETEHLSKNNDFKGYDMTTNNHINITQQNKKNNDHINMKEINDKFYRNEQQEDKHMKVDKNQKYGINKVEHKEKRSLIELENNDKNIIYKENYNENGNNSYVYSDEYNLSDDSNTNNCEAAHKKHENNLDHKKTEEYKIDEEDCQTPINDHSQNNFNVFEKAIRKKFPSFVNPINDLCNAINTWRDHLCLITQLEQHTNVYDLVSDLKAADNFLEKKIRYIGLDKSQTYNRICLSNNK, translated from the coding sequence atgagaGTTCGAAGGTTACAATCTTATTTAACagaaaataatttgttaAAGAAAAGTTCTCTTGAGAACATAAAAAACTTAACATTAGGAATAGATGccttatattttttaagaatatGTAGTGATTTAAAGGATATATTAAGTGATGTATCAGGTTGTATATCTCCTTGTATTTTCCATATGATAGATAAGCAGTgtgaatattttaaaaaatgggatataaagattatatttatttttgacGGCATAACACCTAAAGGacataaattattttcagCACATTATCATCAATATATAGATGAGGGATGGttatattatgttaatGATGAAAAGAAGTTATCACAAAAATCTTTTAGCGaagtaaataatatatgtaattctgatatatcctttttattatttcattatttaaaatataaaggaTATGAATGTATATATGCTCCATATTTAGCTATATCTCAACTAGCTTATTTTCTTGAAATTAATTTAGTAGATATAGTTTTTGGTCCTCCAACATTAGGATTACATAATGTTActaaaataatattaaatattgtatggaaaaaaaattattttgaatggatagacataatatatttattaaaaatgtggaatataaataaagaacaATTTATTGATGCGTGTTTATTAGCAGGTACAGAATACTGTTTAACATTTCCATATTTGAATTTATCTCATTTTAATAATGGATATAAACAATTTAATTTCGGGACATCTATTGAATTTATTAAACAGTCTCCTTTAATATGTTACTTACAACATTTCCCAAATGAAGAATTAAGAAAGAGTCATATGAATGCTTACTGTTTGTGTAAATCAATGTTAAAGTATCCTCTTGTTTTTTTATGCACAGGTCAAGtaaattgtttttttttccattcTAACAAAGATCAGAAGTgtttacaaaaaaaatgtgaTGCGAGCATTTTGAATGACTATACAGGACATAATGAAGATGGTGATCATGTTGATAATGCttcaataaaaaaaaaaaaaaaaattaataaaaaggatattATTTCAACAGTTcatgaacaaaaaaatgatgGTAGTGATTgtagtatatataataaaagtaattatgataaaaatgaggaagataaattttttaataacaaatataatagtaCCATAACAAATAACAGCACACATGATTGTATTAAGTTATCAAAAGATAGCTATTTAAAAGGCGATAAAATATTAGATAAAAAGGAAGAAGATACAGATACAGAAcaaaattatcataattcAAAATTTTCATACGATTCTTATTGTGAAGAGGataaaaaggataataCAATGCAACATCATGAACTAGCAAACgaaaaatgtaaatataaaaattctaaattaatatatgaacataatAGTGATAATTGTAAAGAAAGGAACGATAGGAATGAGGACACTGTTATGGACGATTCTACTAAACATATTAAGGATATTTATGCAAAAGAgaattataaagaaaatgatatatataaaaaaaaggatcataataatgataaacagaatatttcaaaattaGTACCTAaagattatataaaagtagTAGGAGCAAAATTTCCTACATgtgtttattatttaatgtCTATAGGTTTATTAAGTAAGAAGTTGTTATGTGTACTAGCTATGGGTGAATGGATTGATTATAGTCATCCTATTATAGATTCCTTTGAATATAGGGATACATTAATTGATTTGAGGGAATATCGATGTAGAATATTAGGACTAGTATCCATAAAATTGAATCctttcttttataaaaggAAAGTGAAGTTTTTTGATTATggttattatataaataatataatggATAAAGATAACAAGGCAACATATCTAAATATTGTTTTTAATGACAATTTCTTatggaaaataaataaggaTAATGTTAATGAAGAAATGAATAGACAAAATGTAAAGAATGTAGATTTACAGTTTGTGTTAAGATGGCATTTATATAGTGAGAGGAAATCTATATCTTTGGTAGCTAAAAAGTGTGAAGGATATGATGAAGATATGAAGGAAAGGAAAGCGAGTAATAGTGAGGAAAAggatatatatgaattgGAGAGTagtaatgataataatataggtgataataataatagtgatgataataatagaggtgataataataataatagtgatgataataatagaggtgataataataataataatagtgatgataataatagaggtgataataataataatagtgaTGATTATAATGGAAGTGATAGCAACAATCGTGTTGATGACAACCATCGTGGTGATGACAACCATCGTGGTGATGACAACAATTGTGGTGATGACACCAATAGTAGTGATAAGACCAATCGtagtgatgataataatactGAGCCTTCTAATAATAGCCATTATTCTAGTAATGATGTTGATAATTATGAAGATGAcgattataataattatagtGATTATTGTAAAAAGTCTAATGAACGTACGAagagaaagaaaaaatatatgcattataataaagaaatgatatataaatataattcctattataaaaacattttaagaacaaataatcaaaatttCCATAGTTTTTTATGtcttgtatattttatgtttcTAGAAAATCTAGACATATTCACGAAAAATTGTGGTGTTACATTATTTGGACTTTTACTATCAgaagtaaaaaataaaaatattgatagtaatattcttataatttttgaattatttaaatttgGATTCTTAACAACAGAAGCTTTATTACCACCAGATGGAAAAACATATCCTGAAAATGCTTATGCGTCcattcaaaataataataaattagaTGACCAAGATAAAAAGAGTgttcttttattatcacgtatttattctttatataattcaaatatTGATCGTAGTAGAACATATGAAGGTTTAATCGATTTTGATTTATGTGCTTTTTTTGCAGTtgtaaaaattattaaaaaaacattaaGACAATTACTTCAGGCATGTGTAACTAATGTGTTATTAACTAACATGgaattaatacatatattaccagaaaatttatataatccatttgatatatatatgtgtggATTTTTTGTAACAAACCATTTTATGGGCGTtctaataaaatattttctattatttgactttgatgatataaaaaatgaaaaggCAACTCTCAAACTTACGTctgataaaaatatggaatcaaataaaatgaataatgaTATTGAGACAATGAATGATCATCTTTTAAAGGATAAATTAGAAAGGCAAAAAGAAACTGAACACttatcaaaaaataatgatttCAAGGGTTATGATATGACTAcaaataatcatataaacataacacaacaaaataaaaaaaataatgatcatataaatatgaaagaaATCAATGATAAATTTTATAGGAATGAACAACAAGAAGATAAACATATGAAGGTGGATAAAAATCAGAAATATGGTATAAATAAAGTAGAACACAAGGAAAAAAGGTCTTTAATAGAACTAGAAAATAAtgacaaaaatataatatataaagaaaattataatgaaaatggAAACAATTCTTATGTTTACAGtgatgaatataatttatcTGATGATTCAAACACTAATAATTGCGAAGCTGCTCATAAAAAGcatgaaaataatttagatcataaaaaaacggaagaatataaaatagaTGAAGAAGATTGTCAAACACCCATAAATGATCATTCACAAAATAACTTCAACGTATTTGAAAAGGCcataagaaaaaaattccCGAGTTTTGTGAATCCTATTAATGATTTGTGTAATGCAATAAATACATGGAGAGATCACTTATGTTTAATAACTCAACTAGAACAACATACGAATGTATATGATCTTGTTTCGGATTTAAAAGCTGCAGATAAttttttagaaaaaaaaatacgCTATATAGGACTCGATAAATCACAAACATATAATCGTATATGTTTatctaataataaataa
- a CDS encoding U5 small nuclear ribonuclear protein, putative, producing the protein MDTKNNLYDEFGNYIGDDIDSDEEYSDYNEDGMSDGEYSKGSSNNDDNDDDNDDDNDDDNEEDNEEDNEEDNEEDNEEDNEEDNYDKRGKSHKLIENMDELQKVYDGVEVFVEEEDTQDIEEATINKINANVERISFIKKLDVEANRKNFDLVETSLPNNNFSFKYLSELMKQTSFIRNICIAGHFHHGKTTVVDRLIEYTRDKKNNIRISNNRNKNSSTVSFFNVNNINEISERSNYLSNISRKKKNINSSRIINNHNINNIKGTPYNSKIIDHLINYTDTRLDEQARGLSIKAMPISLLFSNRIYENIPNNILLNKKKDNVKYKSYLFNIIDTPGHVNFFDEFLCSLNICECCCLVVDVVDGCMYVTENIIKACIYENVKIILIINCIDKLIMDLRLPPNDAYHKINYTIEEINMKIESICDLLNKSNSEKKNFLLSPLKNNVLFSSSIYGVFFTLKSFSKIYCNIYNAYNIDIDEFSLYLWGDIYYDEENFTFVKSPLYANQKRTFVEFILNPLYKIFGYVCSEEKEFLIPFLQSFNISLKKSDYLYNTKYLLKKINGMIFQDTTAFVDIIIDNCPSPLDNAKNKTLQIYSGSLKTKISYDMMKCMKGDETDNLMIYIIKNYHRPECGMIDLFGRVMCGTIKKGQSVRILGEGYTLNDDEDMITRVITHLWIYEGRYRIEVDEIPAGNFCLIGGIDICINKTCTITNVKRKTNKNKEDHVNLNWYDDINDNDDDDNNNNNNIVKYKNDKDIYNLDKSSLLNDNENAEIFYPLHKKFRYLNCVNSVFKVACEPINPSELPKMLEGLRKIDKVYPLSSTKVEESGEHIILGTGELYLDCILHDLRKLYGDLEIKVSDPVVQFNETIIETSALNCFAETPNKKNKIYMIAEPVQKELGDDIVQGLVHLNEDQNLNINEYISTMDRILNKNNESKRNIYDEKDDSHDDGGDDNDGDDDDNDDDNMEYHMNGIQNKKKIFKDKEQRDEQINDLDKEKRKSTLNYNIDPNVISLLKNKYNWDILSIRSLWAFGPENNSPNILVDDSLFQETNKENLYSIKDNIIQGFSWATKEGPLIEESMKGVKVKILRADIDDDPINRGAGQIIPTARRAIYSSVLLATPRLLEPILLTEIICSGDSVSAVYNVLSRRRGHVLKDFPKVGTPLYMVHAYIPAIESFGFETDLRTHTSGQAFCISMFDHWHIVPGDPLDKSVILRPLEPAPIQHLAREFLLKTRRRKGLSEDVTINRFFDDPMLLNIKDEFSEYF; encoded by the coding sequence atggatacgaaaaataatttatatgatgaaTTTGGTAATTATATAGGAGATGATATTGATAGTGATGAAGAATATTCTGATTATAATGAAGATGGGATGAGTGACGGAGAGTATAGTAAAGGAAGCTCAAAcaatgatgataatgatgatgataatgatgatgataatgatgatgataatgagGAAGATAATGAGGAAGATAATGAGGAAgataatgaagaagataATGAGGAAGATAATGAGGAagataattatgataaaagGGGGAAGAGCCACAAATTAATTGAAAATATGGATGAACTACAAAAAGTATATGATGGTGTTGAAGTTTTTGTTGAAGAAGAAGATACACAAGATATTGAAGAGGCTACAATAAATAAGATTAATGCAAATGTTGAAAGAATTagttttattaaaaagttAGATGTAGAAGCTAATAGGAAAAATTTTGATTTAGTAGAGACTAGTTTAcctaataataattttagCTTTAAGTATTTATCTGAATTAATGAAGCAGACATCatttataagaaatatttgTATAGCTGGTCATTTTCATCATGGAAAAACAACTGTTGTCGATAGATTAATTGAATATACTagagataaaaaaaataacataagaataagtaataatagaaataaGAATAGTAGTACAGTTAgtttttttaatgttaataatataaatgaaataagTGAGAGAAGTAATTATTTGTCTAATATATCgagaaaaaagaaaaatataaatagttcccgaattattaataatcataatattaataatataaaaggaACCCCATATAATAGTAAAATTATCgatcatttaataaattatacaGACACTAGATTAGATGAACAAGCTAGAGGTTTATCCATAAAAGCTATGCCCATTTCtctattattttcaaatcgtatatatgaaaatataccaaataatattttattaaataaaaagaaagataatgtaaaatataaatcatatctttttaatattattgatACACCAGGACATGTTAATTTCTTTGATGAATTTTTATGttcattaaatatatgtgaatGTTGTTGTTTAGTAGTAGATGTGGTAGACGGATGTATGTATGTCAcggaaaatataataaaagcATGCATTTATGAGAATgtgaaaattatattaattattaattgtATTGATAAATTGATTATGGATTTACGTTTACCACCTAATGATGCatatcataaaataaattatacaattgaagaaattaatatgaaaattgAATCTATATgtgatttattaaataaaagtaattcagaaaaaaagaattttttattatctcctttaaaaaataatgttttatttagTTCAAGTATTTATGGTGTATTTTTTACGTTAAAATCATTtagtaaaatatattgtaatatatataatgcttataatatagatatagatgaattttctttatatttatggggagatatatattatgatgaagaaaattttACGTTTGTAAAATCACCTTTATATGCTAATCAAAAAAGAACCTTTGttgaatttatattaaatcctttatataaaatatttggTTATGTATGTTcagaagaaaaagaatttCTTATACCGTTTTTACAATCATTTAACATATCTTTAAAAAAGTCTGATTATCTATATAACAcgaaatatttattaaaaaaaattaatggCATGATATTTCAAGACACTACAGCATTTGTTGATATAATAATCGATAATTGTCCATCTCCATTAGATAATGCAAAGAATAAAACATTACAAATTTATTCGGGTTCTTTGAAGACAAAGATATCATATGATATGATGAAATGTATGAAAGGTGATGAAACAGACAatttaatgatatatattataaaaaattatcatcGTCCAGAATGTGGAATGATAGATTTATTTGGTAGAGTTATGTGTGGTACTATTAAAAAAGGACAAAGCGTTCGTATATTAGGAGAAGGATATACATTAAATGATGATGAGGACATGATAACAAGAGTAATAACACATTTATGGATATATGAAGGTAGATATAGAATAGAAGTCGATGAAATACCTGCTGGgaatttttgtttaattGGTGGTATagatatatgtataaataaaacatgTACCATTACAAATGTGAAgagaaaaacaaataaaaataaggaaGATCATGTTAATTTAAATTGGTATGAcgatataaatgataatgatgatgatgataataataataataataatatagtaaaatataaaaatgataaggatatatataatttagATAAATCGTCTCTTTTGaatgataatgaaaatgcagaaatattttatccactacataaaaaatttcGTTATTTAAATTGTGTGAATTCTGTTTTTAAAGTAGCATGTGAGCCTATTAATCCATCTGAATTACCAAAAATGTTAGAAGGTCTTCGAAAAATTGATAAGGTGTATCCTTTATCTAGTACAAAAGTAGAAGAATCAGGagaacatataatattagGAACCGGTGAATTATATTTAGATTGTATTTTGCATGATttaagaaaattatatggTGATTTAGAAATTAAAGTGTCTGATCCAGTTGTTCAATTTAATGAAACCATTATTGAAACATCAGCACTTAATTGTTTTGCAGAAACACcaaataagaaaaataaaatatatatgatagCAGAACCGGTACAAAAAGAGTTAGGTGATGATATAGTCCAAGGACTGGTACATCTAAATGAAGAccaaaatttaaatataaatgagTATATTAGTACAATGGATAGGATattgaataaaaataatgaatcGAAGAGGAATATTTATGATGAAAAGGATGATTCACATGATGATGGTggtgatgataatgatggtgatgatgatgataatgatgatgataatatggAGTATCATATGAATGGTATTcagaacaaaaaaaaaatttttaaagatAAGGAACAAAGAGATGAACAAATAAACGATTTAGATAAggaaaaaaggaaaagcaccttaaattataatatagatCCTAATgtaatatcattattaaaaaataaatataattggGACATTTTATCTATTAGATCTCTTTGGGCTTTTGGTCCAGAAAATAACAGTCCAAATATATTGGTTGATGATTCTTTATTTCAAGAAACTAATAAAGAGAATTTATATTctataaaagataatattattcaagGGTTTTCATGGGCAACTAAAGAAGGCCCATTAATTGAAGAGAGTATGAAAGGAGTTAAAgttaaaatattaagaGCAGATATTGATGATGATCCAATTAATAGAGGAGCTGGACAAATTATACCTACAGCAAGAAGAGCAATATATTCTTCAGTTTTATTAGCTACTCCTAGATTATTGGAACCTATATTATTAACCGAGATTATATGTTCAGGAGATTCAGTGTCAGCTGTATATAATGTCTTATCAAGAAGAAGAGGTCATGTTTTAAAGGATTTCCCAAAGGTAGGTACCCCCTTATATATGGTACATGCTTATATACCAGCAATTGAATCTTTTGGATTTGAAACCGATTTAAGAACACATACAAGTGGACAAGCCTTTTGTATTAGTATGTTTGATCATTGGCATATAGTACCAGGAGATCCATTAGATAAATCAGTCATTTTACGACCTCTCGAACCTGCACCTATACAACATTTGGCAAGagaatttttattaaaaacCAGAAGAAGAAAAGGATTATCAGAAGATGTAACAATTAATAGATTTTTTGATGACCCTAtgttattaaatataaaggaTGAATTTTCAGAGTATTTTTAG
- a CDS encoding hypothetical protein (conserved Plasmodium protein, unknown function) — translation MNPPNFVNSDISFNMKKVRKDFIKSIIQDEEYKKKDDKKKEIVKTCKSYKDFCDIVNAVNMKPIKKYEPKITYEDYIHMHFSSSSCKLDTFQKNNTKIKNFFMMNNYKVNCKQDIPSLNDLSHKKVFNEIKDITHVIKTYKDNYYEYIRKNYNCDDIINIISLIKNHWDIFIGKKENMFEGYLHDPHFIINLINFLFYIFNYWTKRDFSLYFTHDELNEINSKLHFIMGNIEKEAWHNDDNLNNRWNYIKETTL, via the exons ATGAATCCTCCTAATTTTGTAAATTCCGATATTTCATTCAATATGAAGAAAGTTAGAAAAGACTTCataaaaagtataatacaagatgaagaatataaaaagaaagatgataaaaaaaaagaaattgtTAAAACTTGTAAGAGTTATAAAGATTTCTGTGATATTGTAAATGCCGTAAATATGAAAcctataaaaaaatatgaaccaaaaataacatatgaagattatattcatatgcACTTTTCTTCATCAAGTTGTAAATTAGATACATTCCAAAAAAACAATACAAAGATTAAAAACTTTTTTATgatgaataattataaagTTAATTGTAAACAAGATATTCCTTCTTTAAATGATTTATCTCATAAAAAAGTTtttaatgaaataaaagaCATCAc acatgttattaaaacatataaagataattattatgaatacataagaaaaaattacaactgcgatgatataataaatataatatctttaATCAAAAATCATTGGGATATCTTCATAgggaaaaaagaaaatatgtTCGAAGGATATTTACATGATCcacattttataattaatttaattaactttcttttttatatatttaattattgGACCAAGAGAGACTTCTCTCTTTATTTTACTCATGACGaattaaatgaaattaaTTCAAAACTTCATTTTATAATGGgaaatatagaaaaagaagCATGGCATAATGACGATAACTTAAATAACCGTTGGAACTATATAAAGGAAACTActttataa
- a CDS encoding 60S ribosomal protein L13, putative produces the protein MYKKEYVIDCKGHLLGRLASLIAKELLNGQRIVAVRCEDINISGSLYRNKLKYQEFLRLRTNTNPKKGPLHLREPSKILWRCVRGMLPHKTYKGQLALKKLKVCVGMPYPYDKKKKYVLPSALRAFRLKKHRRYCRLGTLSSRVGWNYDTLVKKNEVLRKQVSKAYYKKKVNNLNEKKEIKSEALNLINPEQRQVLENFGYA, from the exons ATGTATAAGAAG GAATATGTTATCGATTGCAAGGGTCACCTGTTAGGAAGGTTGGCATCTCTTATAGCAAAGGAATTATTAAACGGTCAAAGAATAGTAGCCGTAAGATGTGAAGATATAAACATCTCAGGAAGTTTATATAGGAATAAGCTTAAGTATCAAGAATTTTTAAGATTAAGAACTAACACTAATCCCAAAAAAGGACCTTTACATTTAAGAGAACCGTCAAAAATTTTGTGGAGATGTGTACGTGGTATGTTACCAcataaaacatataaagGACAACTTGCCTTAAAGAAATTGAAAGTATGTGTTGGTATGCCATATCCATATgataagaaaaagaaatacGTTTTACCAAGTGCTCTTAGAGCTTTCCGTTTAAAAAAACACAGAAGATATTGCCGTTTAGGTACCTTAAGTTCAAGAGTTGGATGGAATTATGATACATtagttaaaaaaaatgaagttTTAAGAAAACAGGTTTCAAAAGCTTATTATAAGAAGAAAGTAAATAACCTaaatgaaaagaaagaaaTCAAATCTGAAGCTCTAAATTTAATCAACCCTGAACAACGTCAAGTTTTAGAAAATTTTGGATATgcataa